Proteins encoded within one genomic window of Streptomyces sp. NBC_01314:
- a CDS encoding copper resistance CopC/CopD family protein: protein MSRLRPLLLLLFATLGALLAGAVPVSAHAALTGSDPQQGSVVQEAPGQVSLTFSEKVAMSDGAVRVYDPKGKKADTGEVTDLGGNSYAVELHSGLPDGTFTVTYQVVSADSHPVSGAFVFSVGAPSKTTVAVPEQEVGGGIVGGLYGFARYLSYAGFILLVGGAAFVLACWQRGAGVRPVQRLVVSGWLTLTTATLAMLLLRGSYTGSGKLGDVFDLDLLGQVLQTKTGAALVSRLLLLAAAALFVAVLFGAYARRDEEVEDDGESEKVGGAIGEGADGAAEAEEGSQGRTRPSGDTESDSEADSVENPAADSEAEEAEEAEEAEEAEEAEEAEEAEEAEEADDESLRRDLTFGLAIGGGVVSAGLAASWAMAEHASTGIQTGISMPLDILHLLAVAAWLGGLATLLVALFRAPVDAQIETEAVRRFSRVAFGSVLVLTATGIYQSWRQVGTWSALTGTSYGQLLLVKVGLVAVLVGIAWISRRWTAQLAEAPAAVETETPAKAEAAVDAETAVEKEPAAAHATGGSARGAGGGSEKVTGEGSERAAQLARQQAAVASTREKRIRNADPGRTGLRRSVLAEAGVAVVLLAVTTVLTAAEPGRTVEDAKAANAAATQEDKTSGALALDMSFDTGGKNGKGVARLQIDPARVGANEMHVYVQGPDGKPFDVPEVKVAFTLKAKEIGPLPVVPDRVTTGHWTANGVQIPMAGDWKIEITVRTSEIDQVTVSKNAKIG from the coding sequence TTGAGCCGGTTGAGGCCGTTGCTGTTGCTGTTGTTCGCCACCCTCGGAGCACTGCTCGCCGGTGCCGTGCCCGTCTCCGCGCACGCCGCGCTGACGGGCAGCGACCCTCAGCAGGGGTCGGTGGTCCAGGAGGCACCGGGCCAGGTGTCGCTCACCTTCTCCGAGAAGGTCGCGATGTCCGACGGCGCGGTGCGCGTGTACGACCCCAAGGGCAAGAAGGCCGACACCGGCGAGGTCACCGACCTGGGCGGCAACAGCTATGCGGTCGAGCTGCACTCGGGCCTGCCCGACGGCACGTTCACCGTCACCTACCAGGTCGTGTCGGCGGACAGCCACCCTGTCTCCGGCGCCTTCGTCTTCTCCGTGGGGGCGCCCTCCAAAACGACCGTCGCGGTACCCGAGCAGGAGGTCGGCGGCGGGATCGTCGGCGGGCTCTACGGGTTCGCGCGCTACCTGTCGTACGCCGGTTTCATCCTGCTGGTCGGCGGCGCGGCCTTCGTGCTGGCCTGCTGGCAGCGCGGTGCCGGGGTACGGCCGGTGCAGCGGCTGGTGGTCTCCGGCTGGCTCACACTGACCACCGCCACGCTCGCGATGCTGCTCCTGCGCGGCTCCTACACCGGCTCCGGCAAGCTCGGTGACGTCTTCGACCTCGACCTCCTGGGCCAGGTCCTCCAGACGAAGACGGGCGCCGCCCTCGTCTCCCGCCTGCTGCTGCTCGCCGCGGCGGCACTGTTCGTCGCGGTGCTCTTCGGGGCGTACGCGCGACGGGACGAGGAGGTCGAGGACGACGGGGAGTCCGAGAAGGTCGGCGGGGCGATCGGCGAGGGTGCCGATGGGGCCGCTGAAGCCGAAGAGGGTTCTCAGGGTCGTACGCGCCCTTCCGGGGACACCGAGAGCGACTCGGAAGCGGACTCCGTAGAGAACCCGGCAGCGGACTCCGAAGCCGAGGAGGCCGAGGAGGCCGAGGAGGCCGAGGAGGCCGAGGAGGCCGAGGAGGCCGAGGAGGCCGAGGAGGCCGAGGAGGCCGACGACGAGTCCCTGCGGCGGGACCTCACCTTCGGGCTGGCCATCGGCGGGGGCGTGGTCTCCGCCGGTCTCGCCGCGAGCTGGGCGATGGCCGAGCACGCCTCGACCGGCATCCAGACGGGCATCTCGATGCCCCTCGACATCCTGCACCTGCTGGCGGTCGCCGCCTGGCTGGGCGGCCTGGCGACCCTGCTCGTGGCACTGTTCCGGGCGCCCGTGGACGCGCAGATCGAGACCGAGGCCGTACGACGGTTCTCGCGGGTCGCGTTCGGCAGCGTGCTCGTACTGACCGCGACCGGGATCTACCAGTCGTGGCGCCAGGTCGGCACCTGGTCCGCGCTGACCGGCACCTCGTACGGGCAGCTGCTCCTGGTGAAGGTCGGCCTGGTCGCCGTACTCGTCGGCATCGCATGGATCTCCCGCCGGTGGACCGCTCAACTGGCGGAGGCACCGGCCGCGGTGGAAACGGAAACCCCGGCGAAGGCGGAAGCCGCGGTGGATGCTGAAACCGCGGTGGAGAAGGAGCCGGCGGCCGCGCACGCCACCGGTGGCTCCGCGCGGGGCGCGGGCGGTGGTTCGGAGAAGGTCACCGGCGAGGGCTCCGAGCGGGCCGCTCAGCTCGCCCGGCAGCAGGCGGCGGTGGCGAGCACGCGTGAGAAGCGGATACGGAACGCCGATCCGGGCCGAACGGGTCTGCGCCGGTCGGTGCTGGCGGAGGCGGGCGTCGCCGTCGTGCTGCTCGCCGTCACGACGGTGCTGACGGCCGCCGAGCCTGGGCGCACGGTGGAGGATGCCAAGGCTGCCAACGCTGCCGCGACGCAGGAGGACAAGACGTCAGGGGCGTTGGCGCTGGACATGTCGTTCGACACCGGGGGCAAGAACGGCAAGGGCGTGGCCCGGCTGCAGATCGACCCCGCGCGCGTGGGTGCCAACGAGATGCACGTCTACGTCCAGGGCCCCGACGGCAAGCCCTTCGACGTCCCCGAGGTGAAGGTCGCCTTCACCCTCAAGGCCAAGGAGATCGGCCCCCTGCCCGTGGTCCCCGACCGCGTCACGACCGGCCACTGGACCGCGAACGGCGTGCAGATCCCCATGGCGGGCGACTGGAAGATCGAGATCACCGTACGGACATCTGAGATCGACCAGGTGACCGT
- a CDS encoding copper chaperone PCu(A)C translates to MRHRLAGPVLVSTATLVLAGCGSSDSSSSASASASAAKLSVKSAYMPQPVTDSLAAGFLVIENEGGTADELTSVTSDVARDVTVHETTGQSMQGVTGLKVPANGELVLKSGGNHLMFENLKRKPKEGETVSLRLNFTKSEAITVEMPVKSATYQPTSGH, encoded by the coding sequence GTGAGGCATCGACTCGCCGGTCCCGTCCTGGTCTCCACCGCCACGCTCGTCCTGGCCGGGTGCGGGTCCTCCGACTCCTCTTCTTCCGCCTCCGCCTCCGCCTCCGCCGCGAAACTGTCCGTGAAGTCGGCATACATGCCGCAGCCCGTCACGGACTCCCTGGCCGCCGGTTTCCTCGTCATCGAGAACGAGGGCGGTACGGCGGACGAGCTGACCTCCGTCACCAGCGACGTCGCCCGGGACGTCACCGTCCATGAGACGACCGGGCAGTCGATGCAGGGGGTCACGGGCCTGAAGGTCCCCGCCAACGGCGAACTCGTGCTCAAGAGCGGCGGAAACCACCTGATGTTCGAGAACCTGAAGCGCAAGCCGAAGGAAGGCGAGACGGTGTCCCTGCGGTTGAACTTCACCAAGTCCGAGGCCATCACGGTCGAGATGCCAGTGAAGTCGGCGACGTACCAGCCGACCAGCGGGCACTGA
- a CDS encoding SCO family protein — protein sequence MRTNTTKKKTFAAGALLVAAVLTLSACGTGDASTTSVAEVSGTGPRKAATVLDQPFTKPDLVLTDTNGKSYDLRKETEGKPTLIYFGYTNCPDVCPLTMNNLAVAKKEVAKKVSKSELANLRLVFVTTDPERDTPAELGKWLKGIDAEIVGLTGDFDEIQAGARTVGISISPPTKDKNGKTISEHGTQVIAFSPKTDGGYVLYGEGATVQDYEKDLPKLLKGENP from the coding sequence ATGCGCACGAACACGACGAAGAAGAAGACGTTCGCGGCCGGCGCCCTGCTGGTCGCGGCCGTCCTCACCCTCTCGGCCTGCGGCACGGGCGACGCCTCGACGACATCGGTCGCCGAGGTCTCCGGCACCGGCCCGCGGAAGGCCGCCACGGTCCTCGACCAGCCGTTCACCAAGCCGGACCTGGTCCTCACCGACACGAACGGCAAGTCGTACGACCTCCGCAAGGAGACCGAGGGCAAGCCGACGCTGATCTACTTCGGCTACACCAACTGCCCCGACGTCTGCCCGCTGACCATGAACAACCTCGCGGTCGCGAAGAAGGAGGTGGCGAAGAAGGTGTCCAAGTCGGAACTGGCGAACCTCCGGCTCGTCTTCGTCACCACCGACCCCGAGCGGGACACCCCGGCGGAGCTCGGCAAGTGGCTCAAGGGCATCGACGCCGAGATCGTCGGCCTGACCGGCGACTTCGACGAGATCCAGGCCGGCGCCCGTACCGTCGGCATCTCCATCAGCCCGCCGACCAAGGACAAGAACGGCAAGACCATCTCCGAGCACGGCACCCAGGTCATCGCGTTCTCGCCGAAGACCGACGGGGGCTATGTGCTGTACGGCGAGGGCGCCACCGTGCAGGACTACGAGAAGGACCTGCCGAAGCTGCTCAAGGGCGAGAACCCGTGA
- a CDS encoding YcnI family protein encodes MKASRIAAVGALAGSAVLLLSGPAFAHVSVAAEGTAAKGGYATVNFKVPNERDDATTTKLEVNFPTDHPLASAQPEAIPGWKIKVTKAKLDKPVELHGEQIDEAISKITWTATGDGIAAGFFQKFPVSMGQLPENTDELVFKAIQTYSNKEVVRWIEVPKDGEEEPENPAPVLALSAASEDHHGSSGASTASDESKDAKNAEAASKETAAAPTDTSDTTARLLGIVGIVVGAAGVAYGVLAGRRRTNA; translated from the coding sequence ATGAAGGCTTCTCGTATCGCCGCCGTCGGCGCCCTTGCCGGTTCGGCCGTCCTCCTCCTGTCCGGCCCCGCGTTCGCGCACGTCAGCGTCGCGGCGGAGGGCACGGCGGCCAAGGGCGGGTACGCGACCGTCAACTTCAAGGTCCCCAACGAGCGCGACGACGCCACGACCACCAAGCTCGAGGTCAACTTCCCGACCGACCACCCGCTCGCCTCGGCGCAGCCGGAGGCCATCCCCGGCTGGAAGATCAAGGTCACCAAGGCCAAGCTCGACAAGCCGGTCGAGCTGCACGGCGAGCAGATCGACGAGGCCATCTCCAAGATCACCTGGACCGCCACCGGCGACGGCATCGCGGCGGGCTTCTTCCAGAAGTTCCCGGTCTCCATGGGCCAGCTACCCGAGAACACCGACGAACTGGTCTTCAAGGCCATCCAGACGTACTCCAACAAGGAGGTCGTCCGCTGGATCGAGGTGCCGAAGGACGGCGAGGAGGAGCCTGAGAACCCGGCACCCGTGCTCGCGCTGTCGGCCGCGTCCGAGGACCACCACGGCTCGTCCGGCGCCTCCACCGCCTCCGACGAGTCGAAGGACGCCAAGAACGCCGAGGCCGCGTCGAAGGAGACCGCCGCCGCGCCCACCGACACCAGCGACACCACCGCCCGCCTCCTCGGCATCGTGGGCATCGTCGTCGGCGCCGCCGGCGTGGCGTACGGCGTCCTGGCCGGCCGTCGGCGCACGAACGCCTGA
- a CDS encoding ATP-binding protein: protein MSIWWSLHLRREAASVPLARRLLIGTMETAGVDPDVSYDLSVALSEACANAVEHGGGLSAGATTEAYRVTAYLDGEKCRIEVADSGPGFPHRHPVRPAHTDAESGRGLCLIRELADHVHIGNKPDHGGAIVSFDKILKWREDAPLVAV from the coding sequence ATGAGCATCTGGTGGTCACTCCATTTGCGGCGCGAGGCTGCGAGCGTGCCGCTCGCGCGCCGGCTGCTGATCGGCACGATGGAGACGGCGGGCGTCGACCCGGACGTCTCCTACGACCTCTCCGTCGCCCTCAGCGAGGCCTGTGCCAACGCTGTCGAGCACGGCGGTGGGCTCTCGGCCGGCGCCACCACCGAGGCGTACCGGGTCACGGCCTACCTCGACGGCGAGAAGTGCCGTATCGAGGTCGCCGACTCGGGCCCCGGCTTCCCGCACCGTCATCCGGTCCGCCCGGCTCACACCGATGCCGAGAGCGGGCGCGGCCTCTGTCTCATCCGCGAACTCGCCGACCACGTTCACATCGGCAACAAACCGGACCACGGTGGCGCGATCGTCAGCTTCGACAAGATCCTGAAGTGGCGCGAGGACGCACCGCTGGTGGCGGTATAG